Within Candidatus Babeliales bacterium, the genomic segment AAGAGTTTTTACAAGCATGCAAGCAAGAGGCAGAAAGTTTAGGTGACCAATACATCAGCCTTGAGCATCTGTTCTTGCAATGGGTTACCACCAAGCATCTACCGGCATCTATCCGCTCTTTTTTTGCTGACCATGGCTTGACCAAAAAAGAGATCCTTAAGCAAATGGAAAATATCCGTCGTGGAAGAACTGCTGACAATCACAATGCAGAAAATCGCTATGAAACTTTAGAAAAATATTGCCAAAATATTACTACTCAAGCACGTGCAGGTAAGCTTGATCCGGTTATTGGCCGACATGAAGAAATCAGGCGGGTGATACAAATACTTTCTCGTAGGACAAAAAACAATCCGGTTTTAATTGGTGAGCCGGGTGTGGGTAAAACAGCAATTGTAGAAGGAATTGCGCAACGTATCGTCAACGATGATGTGCCTGAAGGTCTGCGTAATAAAACTATCTACTCTCTTGATTTGGGGTTGCTGATAGCGGGTGCAAAATATCAAGGTGAATTTGAAAATCGTCTCAAAGGGTTGTTAAAAGAGATAGAGGAAGGTCAAGAAAACATCATTCTTTTTATTGATGAACTGCATATGCTCATCGGTGCAGGTGCTTCTGGTGGCGGCATGGATGCATCAAACTTGCTCAAACCTGCCCTTGCGCGAGGCACACTTCATTGCATTGGTGCCACAACACTGGCCGAATATAAAAAATATATAGAAAAAGATGCAGCTCTTGAGCGTAGATTTCAAAAAGTACTCATTGAAGAGCCTTCGGTAGAAGACACTACTTCAATTCTGCGCGGGCTCCGGGAAAAATATGAACTCCATCATGGCATACGCATTAAAGATCAAGCGCTCGTTGATGCCGCAGTTCTTTCTAATAAATATATACCCGATAGATTTTTGCCAGATAAAGCAATAGATCTCATTGATGAAGCGGCATCTATGATTAAAATGTCTATTGATTCACAGCCAGAAGAAATAGATAAGCTCGATCGCAAAATCAGGCAATTGGAAATTGAAAAGCTTGCCCTTAAAAAAGAGTCTGGAAGCGCTATAGAAACACGTTTAACTGATTTGGAAAAAGAACTTGCTGAGCTGAAGGAACGGCATAAAACTCTCTACAATCAATGGCAGACACAAAAAGCACCTCTTGAAAAAATCAATAAAATAAAAGAAGAAATTGATGAAGCCAAAGTGGCTTATCAAGCAGCGGAACGCAGAGATGATTATGCAAAAGCGTCAGAAATAAAATACGGGAAGCTTGATGCTCTAGAAAAAAAATTGATCCAGGAGCAAAATAAATTAAAAAATATAGACACCACGTTAGTCAAACAAGAAGTTGACGAGCATGACATAGCAATGGTACTTGCGCGTTGGACAAAGATCCCCGTAGAAAAACTTACCTCATCAGAAACAAAAAAACTCCTGAATATGGAATCCCTACTGAAAAATAGAGTGATTGGCCAAGATGAAGCACTGCAAAAAGTTGCCCATGCGATTCAGGTCCATAGAGCTGGTCTTGCTGATCCGAATA encodes:
- a CDS encoding AAA family ATPase — encoded protein: MNGQLFTDSVQDLLNQAARIANRYNHELLKPIHTLGACLNNDFCLSFFNVFEIPVMQLQQLVEHELNSLPRAHRAQVAIDESLQEFLQACKQEAESLGDQYISLEHLFLQWVTTKHLPASIRSFFADHGLTKKEILKQMENIRRGRTADNHNAENRYETLEKYCQNITTQARAGKLDPVIGRHEEIRRVIQILSRRTKNNPVLIGEPGVGKTAIVEGIAQRIVNDDVPEGLRNKTIYSLDLGLLIAGAKYQGEFENRLKGLLKEIEEGQENIILFIDELHMLIGAGASGGGMDASNLLKPALARGTLHCIGATTLAEYKKYIEKDAALERRFQKVLIEEPSVEDTTSILRGLREKYELHHGIRIKDQALVDAAVLSNKYIPDRFLPDKAIDLIDEAASMIKMSIDSQPEEIDKLDRKIRQLEIEKLALKKESGSAIETRLTDLEKELAELKERHKTLYNQWQTQKAPLEKINKIKEEIDEAKVAYQAAERRDDYAKASEIKYGKLDALEKKLIQEQNKLKNIDTTLVKQEVDEHDIAMVLARWTKIPVEKLTSSETKKLLNMESLLKNRVIGQDEALQKVAHAIQVHRAGLADPNKPIGSFLFLGPTGVGKTEVARTLADFLFNDSQKMIRIDMSEYMEKHSVARLIGAPPGYVGHEEGGQLTEQVRRHPYSVVLFDEIEKAHSDVFNIFLQILDEGKLTDGQGRTVSFKNCIIIMTSNIGSELLLARGTIDETVKTEIDKLLHMRFKPELLNRIDAIVFFKALDLADVEKIASIQIKELEKKLAAKNIKATITDALINTVAERGYSKEFGARPLKREIHNFIYVPVSQFLLENPDIKVVKLDAANGVLEIFSEDVSVPKTAAKKSKTE